The following proteins are encoded in a genomic region of Arachis stenosperma cultivar V10309 chromosome 4, arast.V10309.gnm1.PFL2, whole genome shotgun sequence:
- the LOC130975006 gene encoding uncharacterized protein LOC130975006, giving the protein MPLYAKFLKELINKKKSWNEKETVILTQECSAVIQKGLPPELKDPGSFSLPCTIGNMSIDNALFDLGSSINLMPLSMMRRLSIEEVKPTRMSLQLVNRSMVIPNGVVENLLVKVGMFIFPVDFVILDLDKDGSGSIILGRPFLATVRAIINEEKGEMTLRVHDEQITLHVFKEMQPPAEKRGCMRIEKEDIEEK; this is encoded by the coding sequence ATGCCTTTATATGCAAAATTCCTCAAAGAGCTCATTAACAAGAAAAAAAGCTGGAATGAAAAGGAGACCGTGATCTTGACacaagaatgcagtgcagtaaTTCAAAAAGGTCTCCCACCAGAACTCAAAGATCCTGGAAGTTTCTCTCTGCCTTGCACTATTGGTAACATGTCCATTGACAATGCACTATTCGATCTAGGATCAAGTATCAATCTGATGCCTTTATCTATGATGAGAAGGTTATCTATAGAAGAAGtaaaacccacaaggatgtccttacaacttgttaatagatcaATGGTAATCCCCAATGGAGTGGTTGAAAATCTTTTAGTTAAGGTGGGTATGTTCATATTTCCAGTGGATTTTGTAATCCTGGATCTAGATAAAGATGGAAGTGGTTCTATCATATTAGGAAGACCTTTCTTAGCCACAGTAAGAGCCATTATTAATGAGGAGAAAGGAGAAATGACCTTGAGGGTACATGATGAGCAGATCACCTTACATGTCTTTAAGGAGATGCAACCTCCTGCTGAAAAGAGAGGCTGCATGAGAATTGAGAAGgaagacattgaagaaaaataa